The Lasioglossum baleicum chromosome 18, iyLasBale1, whole genome shotgun sequence genomic sequence ACCTCGAAAAGAAGCGTCTGTTCTTCCCGAGGTTCTTCTTCCTGTCCAACGATGAGCTGCTGGAGATACTATCCGAGACCAAGGACCCTCAACGAGTCCAGCCACACCTGAAGAAGTGCTTCGAAGGCATCAGCAAGCTGCGGTTCACTGCAGAAGAGGAGATCATTGGGATGTTGTCAGATCAAGAGGAATACGTCCCGTTCAGTGGGAAAATATACCCTGCGGACGCAAAGGGCATGGTTGAAAAGTGGCTTAGCCAAGTGGAGAAGCTTATGGTAACCTCTCTCCGCGACATTGCTGAAGAGAGCGTGATAGCATACTTCACTACCCCCAGGGACGAGTGGATATTCTCCTGGCCAGGTCAGATCGTGATCTGTGCTAGCCAAGTGCACTGGACCAGCGAGGTTTGCGAGTCCTTCGAGACTCGCAGCATAGCGAGGTATTTAATGAAGTGCAACTATCAAATTGAAGAGGCTGTTGCCTTGGTCAGGGGAAAATTAGATTCTGGAGCTAGGATAACGATGAACGCGTTGATCGTAATTGACGTCCATGCACGAGATGTAGTCAAGTTGCTTGTTCAGAATCAGGTGCAGGACGTGATGGACTTTGATTGGATATCGCAGTTGAGGTACTACTGGCTGGGTAACACCATCACTGTCGCGATGATCACCACCAGTATATTGTATGCCTTTGAGTATCTAGGTAACACGGCCAGATTGGTAATCACACCTTTGACTGACAGGTGTTACAGAACTCTGATGGGAGctttgaaattgaattttggtGGCTCTCCGGAGGGGCCTGCTGGGACTGGTAAAACAGAGACAGCCAAGGACCTGGCGAAAGCTGTCGCCAAACAGTGCGTCGTGTTCAATTGCTCTGATGGTCTTGATTATAAAGCGATGGGGAAGTTCTTCAAGGGACTCTCTCAGTCTGGTGCCTGGGCCTGCTTTGACGAGTTCAATAGAATCGAGTTAGAAGTGCTTTCAGTGATAGCACAGCAAATCCTGTCCATACAAATGGCCATCAGCATGAAATTGGAGACATTCATGTTCGAGGGGACGGAGCTGAAGCTGAATCCCACGTGTTACATCATAATCACAATGAACCCTGGTTATGCTGGTCGCCAGGAGCTTCCAGATAATCTTAAAGTGCTGTTTCGCTCTGTGGCCATGATGGTACCTGACTACGCCATGATCGGAGAGATTACTTTATACTCCTTCGGTTTCATAGACGCCAAGAACTTAGCAGAGAAGATAGTTCACACGTACAAACTGTGCTCTGAGCAGCTCAGCTCGCAGAATCACTATGACTACGGCATGCGAGCTGTGAAGACTGTTCTCATTGCTGCTGGGAACCTGAAACTGAAGTATCCGATGGAGAACGAGTCCATGTTGGTTCTCAGAGCTATCATTGATGTGAATCTTCCAAAATTCTTGGCCCAAGATGTTCCTCTGTTCAATGGTATCTATACAGATTTGTTCCCTGGCGTTGAACTACCTCAGCCTGATCGAGACGAATTGATCAATTTGCTGAAAGTGATCTTGGAAAAGAGAAATCTGCAAGCTACGCCCTGGTACATGGAGAAGATAGTGCAGATTTATGAGATGATCCTAGTGCGTCATGGATTAATGATTGTTGGACACACGCTTAGTGGGAAAACAATGGCGTACCAATGTCTAGCAGAGGCTTTAGGCGAGCTGGCAGGTAAAAGACGGGCTACTATGAGGGAGTACCAAACTGTTTACAAGATCATCAACCCGAAGGCTATCACTCTGGAACAGTTGTACGGCAGCTTTGATCCAGTGTCTCATGAGTGGAGCGATGGTGTTCTAGCAAATATGTTCAGAGAGTTTGCACAGTCTTATTCTGTGGACCGCAAGTGGATAGTGTTCGATGGCCCTGTGGATGCAATCTGGATAGAAAGCATGAACACAGTGCTCGATGATAATAAGAAGCTTTGTCTGATGTCTGGGGAGATCATAACTATGTCGAATAAGATGAATATGATGTTTGAACCTGAAGACCTGGAGCATGCATCACCAGCTACTGTCAGCCGATGTGGAATGATCTATATGGAGCCTTCTCAGCTAGGTTGGAACGCATTGTTCGAGTCGTATAAGAAGTATCTTAAAGAGAAGCTGCTGTTTGAGCAGTTCGAACTTGTCGTGGAGTTGGTTGACTGGTTAACAGTACCGATTTTCGACTTTATAAGCCGATATTGTAAGACGTTTATACCGGTATCGGAGCTTCATATGTTCTTGGTAAGTGTTATAGCTGTTAGACAGTGGATAGTTGTTGATAGCATAGTTTCGTGAAGGTAATACTTGACGTTTCAGTCTTTCACAAAACTTCTCACTGCGATGTTGGATGAGGAGACACAGGTTAGCACAGTCTGGTTGCAATGTATATTGTTGTTCAGCATGATTTGGGGCATGTGTTCAGTGTTGATCAGCGACAGCAGGAAATCTTTTGATGTTTATATAAGAAAAGTGTTGTTGGGTAATGATGAAGAGTGTCCCAGACCAAAATCATTTAAGTTGTCGAAGCAGCAACTATTTCCTGATAAGGGTACAGTGTACGAGTGGATATATGACAAGAGGAATAATGGCAGTTGGATATCTTGGACGGACACAACCTTAATGGTACATGCGCTTAcacatattaaaataaaatcattgttTCATGACCTCCAGTTTTGTATTCCAGACTTCGCTACTCCCTGAGTCAAAATCTAATCAACTAATCGTGCCGACCTCCGAGGTAGTGATCCAGAACTTCTTCCTAACAAACTTACTATATAGATCAATACCTCTTCTATTCGTTGGGCCAACCGGTACCGGCAAATCGGTAGTCATCTTGGACTACCTAGTGTCCTTGAACCGAGACAAATACCTAGAAAACGTGATAAACTTCAGCGCGTGCACCACAGCCTATCAAACGCAAGAAATGGTGATGTCGAAGCTAGACCGTAGAAGAAAGGGTGTCTACGGTCCGCAAATGGGAAAGAAATGTATTCTGTTCGTGGACGACTTGAGCGTGCCACAGAAAGAAGTCTATGGTGCTCAGCCACCCGTCGAATTAATCCGTCAGTGGGTAGATCATGGGCATTGGTTCGACGTGAAGGATACAACGATGTTATACTTGGTGGACATGTTTCTGATCATTGCAATGCTGCCACCGGGTGGTAGCTCGAACGTGGTGACCTCTAGATTAACTCGCCACACGCACATAATCGGCATCGACGTGTTCGAGGAGGCAACCATGTCCAAAATCTTCTCCACGATCCTGGACACTCATTTTTCAAAGGGGTTCCCTCAGGAAGTCGCAAGATTAGGGAAGATGATAGTCAGTGCCACCACTGACATATATTTCGCAGCGATCCAGAAGTTCTTGCCTACTCCAACTAAGAGTCACTATACATTCAACCTGCGAGATTTCAGCAGAGTCATCAAGGGCATCCTCCTGGTCCCAGCCTCCAGATTGCAGGACCCTGACAAATTGATTAGATTATGGATCCACGAAGTATATCGAGTGTTCAATGATAGACTAATAGATGAAAACGACCAGCAGATTCTGTTCCAAATGGTTCAGTACACCTGCTACGATCAGCTGCGTCAACCACTGGAAAAGGTGTTATCTCGGTTTCTGCAAGAGGGGGAGAAGGGAATTAAAGCTGTACACATTCGGGACCTCTTTTTCGGCAACTATATCGAGCCCGACGCCGATCCCAAGGTGTACGACGAAGTGGTGGACCTGGAGGACCTGCAGAGCAAGATGGACTACTATCTGATGGAGTACAACATGCTCTCGAAGACTCAAATGCCCCTGGTCTTGTTTAGGTACGCGATAGATCACATCTCGCGCGTCTCGCGTATACTTCTTCAAGAAAACGGTCATGCTCTTCTGGTAGGAATTGGCGGATCTGGCAGAAGCTCTTGCGCTAAACTGGCAACTAGTATGTGCGAGTATGTGATACATCAAATAGAGATGACCAGGACGTACGGATTCACGGAGTGGCGGGAGGACATGAAGAACCTGCTGTTGCGCGTCGGCTGTGACGGGAAGTCCACTAGTTTCCTTTTCGGGGATCATCAGATCAAGACCGAGTCTTTTGTGGAGGACATAAACATGATCCTGAACACTGCAGACATACCGAATTTGTACAACACTGAGGAGAAGGCTGAGATCATGGACAAGATgtcgaatttatctcgcgatacTGGCGGGAAAAAGGGAGAGACTACACCGATGACTTTGTACGCTTTGTTCCTGGAGAGAGTTGTGAAGAATCTTCACCTGATCCTGACCATGTCGCCGATCGGAAACGCGTTCAGGAACCGCCTCAGGATGTTCCCGTCATTGATCAACTGCTGCACCATCGACTGGTACACTATTTGGCCGGAAGACGCTTTAGAGAAGGTGGCAAGGATGTCCTTGCAGAACCTGCAGATCACCGACGAACTGCGGGAGAAGTGTGTCCACATTTCTAAAGAGTTTCACACGAGCATTACTCACGCCAGCGAGGACTATTTTAAAACGCAAGGTAGGagatactatatgtatatatacagatTGTAGCATGTAACTGGAACCACTtctattcttcttcttccttggTTTATCTTTATTAGTTTATTtcctttttcaatttatttatttgagtTCAAATTTCTTTATCTGTCACTTTCTCCTCTGTGTGTTCTACCCTTAGGTAGGAGGTATTATACCACTCCCACGAGCTTCCTGCAGCTGATTAAGCTTCTGGGCAAGCTGTACGACCAGAAGACTCAATCGATAGTGTTGCAGCAGAACCGCTACGTGACTGGTTTAGAGAAGCTGGATTTCGCAGCCGGCGAGATCGCGGTAATGAAGGAGGAGCTGCAGGAGCTGCAGCCTAAGCTAATGAAGCAGTCCGAGTTGAGCAACAAGCTTATGATCACGATAGAACAGGACACGATCAACATAGAGGCAAGGAAGGAGGTGGTGGCTGCCGAAGAAGCGTTAGCAAATGAAGCAGCTGCAGCGTCTCAGGCGATCAAGGACGACTGCGAGAGCGACCTCGCTGAAGCCACTCCTGCTCTAGAAGCTGCACTGGCTGCGTTGGATACCCTAAAACCCGCGGATATAACCATCGTTCGATCTATGAAGAGTCCACCAGCGGGTGTGAGATTGGTAATGGAAGCTGTCTGCGTGTTAAAAGGCGTGAAGCCCGAGAAGGTGACAGACCCAGCGACAGGTCAAACGGTGGAGGACTTCTGGCCAGCCTCCATAAAGGTCCTCGGTGACATGAAGTTCCTCGAGAGCCTGAGGAACTTTGACAAGGACAATGTGCCGCCGGCGTACATGAAGAAGATCCGCGATAAGTTCATTAACGACAGGAGCTTTCAACCAGAAGCCGTTAAGAAGGTCTCAACCGCTTGCGAAGGTCTTTGCAAATGGGTGAGAGCCATGGAGGTCTATGACAGGGTGATCAAGGTGGTGAAGCCAAAGCAGGAGATGCTAGCGGAAGCTGAAGCTGCTCTGGCCTTGCAGATGGAGGCTTTGAATGCGAAAAGAGCGCTCCTTCAGGATGTCAGCCAGAAACTGCAGGCTTTGAACGACGAATTCGCCGAATGCATGCGCGAGAAGAAGAAATTGGAGGATCAGATCAACTACAGCATGCAGAAGCTGGGCAGAGCTGAGAAGCTGCTGGGCGGTTTGAGCGGGGAGAAGAATAGGTGGAATGAAACTGCGATTGCGTTAGGCGAGAGCCTTCATAACGTCATAGGCGACGTACTGCTCTGTTCCGGAGTGATAGCTTACCTAGGAGCCTTCACGATCGACTACAGGACTAGCCTGATTGCTCAGTGGTACTCGTCCTGCCAGAAAATTAAGATCCCCTGTGGCGCGAAGTTTAGTTTGGTCGATGTTCTTGGTAAGCAGGTAGAGATCAGAGCGTGGACTATCTTTGGCCTACCTGCGGACAATTATTCCGTGGAAAATGGCATAATCGTGAAGAACGCTGACCGTTGGCCGCTCATGATTGACCCTCAGAATCAGGCGAATAAATGGGTGAAGAACATGGAGAAGGAGAACAAATTGGTCGTCATCAAACTCTCCGACCCGAATTACGTGAAGATAGTCGAAACTTGTATACAACTTGGTACACCCATTCTGTTGGAGAACATTCTAGAGGAGATCGATGCTATACTCGAGCCGGTGCTGCTGAAAAACATCTACAAGGAGCGTGGTGTGTTGTACATGAAGTTCGGCGAGAATGTCATCGAGTACAACACCGACTTCCGATTCTATATTACGACGTGTCTGAGGAATCCTCATTATCTGCCGGAAGTGGTCGTCAAGGTGACCTTGTTGAACTTCATGATCACTCCGCAGGGTTTGCAGGATCAGTTGTTGGGTATTGTTGTTGCTAAAGACCTGCCTATTCTTGAAGAGCGTAAAAATCAGATGATAGTGGAGGGTGCTAACAACAGGAAGATCCTCGAGGAGATAGAGAACAAAATCTTGGAGGTGTTGTCTTTATCGGAGGGCAATATATTGGAGGATGAAACCGCTATCACGATACTGTCCTCTTCAAAAGTACTGTCCGAGGACATTCAAGCGAAGCAGAAGATAGCTGCCAAAACAGCCATAGAGATCGACGACGCTCGCAACGGGTATAAACCGGTTTCAGAACACAGTTCCGTCCTCTTCTTCTGCATCTCGGAGCTGACGAATATAGACCCTATGTACCAGTACTCCTTGGTGTGGTTCATCCATTTGTATGTCATGGCAATAGCCCACAGTGAGCAGACCAAGAACCTGGAGGTCCGGATAAAGAGCATGAACCAGTACTTCACTGCGAGCATCTACAGGAATGTGTGCAGGTCAGAATTGGgcaaaggatatttcgaataaCGATTGAATTCAGTAGGACAAAATACAGTTccagttaataaataatagttttAGTTTACTTTATAAAATCGAAATGTTAATACGGTATATTGCTACCATTTTTCGTAAGAACTACAAATTCAATCGAAATCAATCATTTTAGTGGAATtatggaaattgaaaataattctcAACTCTGGTGCAGGTCTCTATTCGAGAAAGACAAGCTGATATTCTCCTTCGTCCTGTGCATTGGCCTGATGCGCGCCGCTGGACAGTTGGAAGAAAATCTTTGGACGTTCTTGCTGACCGGTGGAGTAGGTTTAGACAATCCTTTCCCTAATCCTGATCCATCTTGGTTGACCGATAGGTCCTGGTCCGAAGTGGTCAGAGCTACGGATCTGCGAGGACTTGGAAACCTGAAAGAGTCTTTCCAGAAGGACGCACGTCAGTGGAAGGCCTTCTACGACCTGCCCAATCCTCAGGAAAATCCTTTTCCTCCTCCGTTTGAGAAAGTGACCGAGAACTTGACGAAGCTGGTGATCCTCAGGTGTATAAGGCCGGATAAAATCGTGGCGGCTGTGAGGATCTTCATCATACACCATATGGGACAATACTTTGTTGAACCTCCTCCATTTAACCTTCAAGCGTCCTACAACGACTCCAGCAACGTGACTCCACttcttttcattttatcccCTGGATCTGATCCAATGGCTGGGCTGATTAGGTTTGCAGAGAACTATGGGATATCGAAGAAGAATCTCATGACCATATCTCTGGGCCAAGGTCAGGGCCCCATAGCCGCGAACATGATCAACGTGGGTATTACAACTGGAGAATGGGTGGTGCTACAAAATTGTCACTTGGCGGTCTCGTGGATGAATGAGCTTGATAGGATCTGTAGTGAAATCATCACCCCTGAAAATACGAATTTGAAATTTAGATTATGGTTGACTAGTTATCCGTCGAAGGATTTCCCTATTTCCATTCTGCAGAACGGCGTGAAGATGACCAACGAACCCCCAAAAGGGTTGAAGAATAATTTACTCAGAAGTTACTTGAATGATCCTATATCGGACCCTAAGTTTTATGCTAGTTGCAGAAAGATAGTAGAGTGGAGGCATCTGCTATTTGCTTTGTGCTTTTTCCATGCTGTCGTCCAAGAGAGACGTAACTTTGGACCTTTGGGTTGGAATATTCCATACGAGTTCAACGAGTCGGATCTGCGGATTAGTATTTTACAATTGCAGGTGAACTACCCAAGAATCCATCTTATCCTTAGCGATCTTATCAGTTTTAGTCTGAACGTGTTAACCAGGCTTTTAATGAATCATTGAACTCTTTCAGCTTTTCCTGAATGACTATGACAAGGTGCCTTTTGCTGCGCTTCTCTATCTAACAGGCGAATGTAATTATGGTGGACGCGTTACAGATGATAAGGATAGACGTCTGCTGATCTCTATACTTGAAGGATTCTACAATCCCCCAGTTGTCACTCAACAAGAGTAAGTATATTGCACATTTATAGATACTTACGCATCTATAAAATATTCGTGTCAAGTTGGTTGGTGTTCCTTGTCagcaagaataaataaatagaagacaaTAA encodes the following:
- the Dnah3 gene encoding dynein heavy chain 3, axonemal isoform X1 yields the protein MKRKKYGNDFTQVPWVPAVKSVESIDWSSCRQTEGKQTLPGHSWTKITSKKHLNRYIKLSEDFGSIFTSTVYQLYKQRLLKEKESYTVGPQVIEQKLAYPSLEFERKHKGETQQGPVNEYVHLLPNNIVSLKDLADGTWVQSRTFTRVGKIKKFKDARQDVSSEMEDFQYYEAEMPRSIEEQRDSLLREINEQQSRYAEIEDSEIICLSSSETVTIELDTYDYNNLEEAKKYIIGKLREREDFDELLEGLKLEIIESYKQRLQYTILDCIILDVNERRRLRTETSPVEYQLLTIRAPVPWHQPKLIAEHYMQYNLFIGNDILRDIQDLYFSKYQDMMLLRIQDIGDLPISAFEIESRVSTLCEETRNKLMNEWLADVAEIFLEKKHIWSCLIEEHHNASTMLLKNYFHSVNTLLSKQLRMIVMKTLEHIRDFFIEYRNGNYFEGDYEDLMFYKPPFITIIIEPELGTPYLRCKPSIIEVRTMMSQCIDSIIKIATFIPRIETILFPELKCQDYLFCVSQHEEEVLQIISEILDVVSVHSTGPGIYLNYYNDLLYLLDGQAKQNLDNFFRIEPFPFLREFEHRIRDYDNLRKEITLFRSKIPLNMIEIDCSLVNETLRKVLHDLRSQICDYFADELRANNRDLCYNFDTIADTISKMPERTRDVVELYSYLCESRDSTMFNLKRQLARSIELLLFLFDYQPPTTEDINLSSRAITWPKEMDTVMELANARLNMRKEFLEEVLRIRKETFEHTIRSMELGIDQFKRKDPPLLNISEMEDSVKEVEHLSTGMDAIKNEAEEINEEESLLDIELTPYLTLPGMASIVNTLDTVWHTALSFHVNYDKWYYGPFADLDADEISETTESIWRTLYRLARVLTDIPGARRIVETVRGKVEKFKQLIPVLQIICTPGLEARHWNQISNIANAEIVPTETSSLSDMIDFGLLVHISKLEEVASAAVKEHGLQQNLQKMKAEWSNIFFDLTPYRETGVDILTSVDDIQMQLDDHILKAQTMRSSPFVKAFEQEMQEWEDKLLLMQDIIDQWLMCQATWMYLEPIFSSEDIMRQMPTEAKNFRRMDKIWRTIMKYVASNRRVLDATDMPKMLNEFKLCNQLLDEIQKGLNDYLEKKRLFFPRFFFLSNDELLEILSETKDPQRVQPHLKKCFEGISKLRFTAEEEIIGMLSDQEEYVPFSGKIYPADAKGMVEKWLSQVEKLMVTSLRDIAEESVIAYFTTPRDEWIFSWPGQIVICASQVHWTSEVCESFETRSIARYLMKCNYQIEEAVALVRGKLDSGARITMNALIVIDVHARDVVKLLVQNQVQDVMDFDWISQLRYYWLGNTITVAMITTSILYAFEYLGNTARLVITPLTDRCYRTLMGALKLNFGGSPEGPAGTGKTETAKDLAKAVAKQCVVFNCSDGLDYKAMGKFFKGLSQSGAWACFDEFNRIELEVLSVIAQQILSIQMAISMKLETFMFEGTELKLNPTCYIIITMNPGYAGRQELPDNLKVLFRSVAMMVPDYAMIGEITLYSFGFIDAKNLAEKIVHTYKLCSEQLSSQNHYDYGMRAVKTVLIAAGNLKLKYPMENESMLVLRAIIDVNLPKFLAQDVPLFNGIYTDLFPGVELPQPDRDELINLLKVILEKRNLQATPWYMEKIVQIYEMILVRHGLMIVGHTLSGKTMAYQCLAEALGELAGKRRATMREYQTVYKIINPKAITLEQLYGSFDPVSHEWSDGVLANMFREFAQSYSVDRKWIVFDGPVDAIWIESMNTVLDDNKKLCLMSGEIITMSNKMNMMFEPEDLEHASPATVSRCGMIYMEPSQLGWNALFESYKKYLKEKLLFEQFELVVELVDWLTVPIFDFISRYCKTFIPVSELHMFLSFTKLLTAMLDEETQVSTVWLQCILLFSMIWGMCSVLISDSRKSFDVYIRKVLLGNDEECPRPKSFKLSKQQLFPDKGTVYEWIYDKRNNGSWISWTDTTLMTSLLPESKSNQLIVPTSEVVIQNFFLTNLLYRSIPLLFVGPTGTGKSVVILDYLVSLNRDKYLENVINFSACTTAYQTQEMVMSKLDRRRKGVYGPQMGKKCILFVDDLSVPQKEVYGAQPPVELIRQWVDHGHWFDVKDTTMLYLVDMFLIIAMLPPGGSSNVVTSRLTRHTHIIGIDVFEEATMSKIFSTILDTHFSKGFPQEVARLGKMIVSATTDIYFAAIQKFLPTPTKSHYTFNLRDFSRVIKGILLVPASRLQDPDKLIRLWIHEVYRVFNDRLIDENDQQILFQMVQYTCYDQLRQPLEKVLSRFLQEGEKGIKAVHIRDLFFGNYIEPDADPKVYDEVVDLEDLQSKMDYYLMEYNMLSKTQMPLVLFRYAIDHISRVSRILLQENGHALLVGIGGSGRSSCAKLATSMCEYVIHQIEMTRTYGFTEWREDMKNLLLRVGCDGKSTSFLFGDHQIKTESFVEDINMILNTADIPNLYNTEEKAEIMDKMSNLSRDTGGKKGETTPMTLYALFLERVVKNLHLILTMSPIGNAFRNRLRMFPSLINCCTIDWYTIWPEDALEKVARMSLQNLQITDELREKCVHISKEFHTSITHASEDYFKTQGRRYYTTPTSFLQLIKLLGKLYDQKTQSIVLQQNRYVTGLEKLDFAAGEIAVMKEELQELQPKLMKQSELSNKLMITIEQDTINIEARKEVVAAEEALANEAAAASQAIKDDCESDLAEATPALEAALAALDTLKPADITIVRSMKSPPAGVRLVMEAVCVLKGVKPEKVTDPATGQTVEDFWPASIKVLGDMKFLESLRNFDKDNVPPAYMKKIRDKFINDRSFQPEAVKKVSTACEGLCKWVRAMEVYDRVIKVVKPKQEMLAEAEAALALQMEALNAKRALLQDVSQKLQALNDEFAECMREKKKLEDQINYSMQKLGRAEKLLGGLSGEKNRWNETAIALGESLHNVIGDVLLCSGVIAYLGAFTIDYRTSLIAQWYSSCQKIKIPCGAKFSLVDVLGKQVEIRAWTIFGLPADNYSVENGIIVKNADRWPLMIDPQNQANKWVKNMEKENKLVVIKLSDPNYVKIVETCIQLGTPILLENILEEIDAILEPVLLKNIYKERGVLYMKFGENVIEYNTDFRFYITTCLRNPHYLPEVVVKVTLLNFMITPQGLQDQLLGIVVAKDLPILEERKNQMIVEGANNRKILEEIENKILEVLSLSEGNILEDETAITILSSSKVLSEDIQAKQKIAAKTAIEIDDARNGYKPVSEHSSVLFFCISELTNIDPMYQYSLVWFIHLYVMAIAHSEQTKNLEVRIKSMNQYFTASIYRNVCRSLFEKDKLIFSFVLCIGLMRAAGQLEENLWTFLLTGGVGLDNPFPNPDPSWLTDRSWSEVVRATDLRGLGNLKESFQKDARQWKAFYDLPNPQENPFPPPFEKVTENLTKLVILRCIRPDKIVAAVRIFIIHHMGQYFVEPPPFNLQASYNDSSNVTPLLFILSPGSDPMAGLIRFAENYGISKKNLMTISLGQGQGPIAANMINVGITTGEWVVLQNCHLAVSWMNELDRICSEIITPENTNLKFRLWLTSYPSKDFPISILQNGVKMTNEPPKGLKNNLLRSYLNDPISDPKFYASCRKIVEWRHLLFALCFFHAVVQERRNFGPLGWNIPYEFNESDLRISILQLQLFLNDYDKVPFAALLYLTGECNYGGRVTDDKDRRLLISILEGFYNPPVVTQQEYCFSKSCMYRMPVNTDQQGCIAYIRSLPINQQPEVYGLHENADITKDNQESMQLLDGALLTQPQISGVGVERDVDAMVFSLCDDIQSKIRPPFDVIEVAKKYPVLYMNSMNTVLRQELIRFNDLLDVLRNTLVNVQKAIKGLVLMSAELEEVFTSMSIGKVPAAWNKKSYPSLKPLGSYINDLIERLEFFQNWIDHDSPNVFWISGFFFTQSFLTGVLQNFARKNRIPIDRLDFEFDVTKFETNVKSTPSYGVYIKGLFLEGARWNREIGAIDESKPKIMFDVLPVIWLQPGRKADFIPKPVYHCPVYKTSERRGVLATTGHSSNFVLYILLLTHVSESHWIRRGTASLCQLDD